The stretch of DNA GTCCGTGACACCGTCTCCGCCGCCAAACAAGCGCATGCTCGACGTCAGAGACGTGCCAGATCTCCAGGAGCATCACCATAGCacccccaagaaggctgtGAAGCCCCCCAAGACCGTGAAACATACACGGTTCGACTCGCAGCCGGAAAACATCCCAACGCTGCATGAGCCGGCGAGAGACGTGAACGTGAGCGTACCTGCTCGACGCCACTCCCACCGCTCGTCCCGACGCTCGGCTCCCCCCGCCCCAGTCGTCTCGCATTTCCACGAGGCCATTTCCGAGCCCATTCCTGCCGTTcaggccgccaagaagagaAACTTGGTGGCTCGCTTCTTCCAGAAGGTGAAGCAGAACATGAAGTAGGATATAATTTATTGCAttacatacaagtacaaagTGGTTGTACATTGATTGAACAACAAAGACTATAGGACAAGTGTAGACTGTGATGTACACATGCTAGTGGCTATGGCGTTAGTGACGATGAAGATTGAAGAGTGTCCCGATTGTGTGTATCGTTATCTGGTTGTTTCTCATGTCAATGACATGTGGCTGGGAAACACATCCTTCTGGTAggcatgtacttgtacttgttatGAAGTGTCTACTCGAAAGGGTATAGGTATAAGACTCGACccacttgtagtacagaAATTCCTGTGGAGCTGAGATAGCAAGGATGCGCGCCTGAAGGAAGGTGCGCACTGTTACGACCTACTGAAGATTAGGAGTGGACCCGATGGGTTGTTGTCGTAGTATACATAGGGCCATTTTCTGGTAGTACAATATAAACGTATAGACTGGTTTGCACAGTATGGAAATCAATCTTGTAATaactcgtacaagtagtctgAAAGCTGAGAAGAATCAGGACATGCTGTAGCAGCAGTACATATAAGACTTTTTACAGGAAGGACTTTCAGGGACATCGGTTGTGGTATCAAGAGTAGAGCAACGTTAACATGCCCATTATGAAACATCACAGACTACaattgtacagtatagGTGCATTCTCTCTAAGAGTGTGATTTGGTTAGACTCTTGTAGATTATGCTGACCGTCTTTTTTGAGCAACATGGTCTGCCCTGATGTGTATAATGGTGTCCGGATAAGTATACTGAGTATCGGGTCGTTGATCTTACGATACTGGGCATTTTTGGCCCAGTATTCTCATGTGCTTGGCTGGATACATCTTCGCATGCGGTTGTGAGTTGAAACAAGATGTTGTTTTCGCCAGGGCCAAAACATCGCGAAGGGTCCGGTAATGACAAACCCTCCAGTAACAACAACCTTCCAGTAACGACCGAAGATTCTCCATCAACCGACGATCTTCCACCAACCGACGATCATCCATCAACCGACGAAGCCCCTCCTACTTACACTCCTTGTGCTGACCTCAGTCTCGCTGCTCCCCCGAAAACCCATGTTCATGATTGATGTATTTCGATCTTAGCAAATATCCCAGGCGACCATTGGAAAGCAATTTCACTGTCAGATATGCTATCAGAGCAGATGGTCAATACACTCATTGGACTACTGACTCAAACGGCGTGATCAGAGTGGGCTGGACATCAGTCATATGTGTGATAGGTACTGATAGTGATAAGAGGAGTTTGTCTGGTAGAAGTAATCTAGTAGGCGGTAGGTTGAGAGAGCAAGACAGGGAGGGTGTCAAACCATTTACAAGGAAGCGATCGGGGATAATAAATATTCTTCAGGTTTACCTACTGTGGGGAAAAGTAGCTGTCGGAAGCTCATGTTCGGTCACGGAAGTTCACAATCTATCTGTTAAGACAAAAGAAATGCCATAGGTTGATGTGAAGTCTCAGTTAATAACAAAACAACTCATCCTCTCAACTTCAAACAGATTGCTCATTGACAGGTCTGAAGACTTGAACAGCAATGTGAAGGTGGTTTGACCAAAGAGACAAGCTAGAGGATTAAAGAACCCTAACAAGCTATGTCATCTCATTTCGCTGTATGGCAGTGAACTGGTTTGGTTGCAACCAAAGAAATCTGCAGTCAGATCGTCTTTGCTTGTTGCGTGTCTCACACTACTTATCCTAGCAAACCGTCTAGAAAATCCTGCTGTCCTTTGGTCGGCAACTTTCCAACctttcttttctcttccgtcttctcctcctctctctccacccCGTCAATCTCTTTGAAAAAGTCGTCATCATCCACAtcgccctcctccatctctgtCGCCATGAACTTTTTCTTGAGGTTCATGAGTTGGTTTGCCTTGGCCCGTTTCTCGCGCAtttccttggccttggctTTCTCGGCCTCGGACACTTCTTGGAGCATTCTGGAGGCCTTTTTGGAgccctcctcatcctcatcgtcATTGTCGCTATCGGAAAACCCTCCCTTGTCTCCATTCAAAATGTTCCGTTCATATAAAGAGCCACGCGGCAGATCCATCTGCTTCGCTTTCAATTTCGAGTAGTCAATACCGTCATCGGAAGATTCTGCTCCTtcgtccttgacctcgtcAAACCGCCAGGCATTGGACGGTAAATCAGGCACCGAATCTCGAATCGCCTCctgcttggccttctcGTGATCAGACACAATTCCGTGCTTCTTTTCATACTGCTTTTTCGCCTTGCGATCCCATTTGCTGTTGTGAAGGACCATTATTGAGTGTGGTTGATGAAGAAGCTCCAGTGCAGAACATCTccagatggaggaggtgtgCTTATGTAATCGGACTCATAGTGGTCAATTTGTAAGAAAGTAGCAGTTTCATCGCATACTCAATATTATACGGTGCAGTACTGTCAATGATTGGTGCACTGCCTACACACAGTACTAACATGGTACATACGTATTCGAACTTGATCTCTATTTTATATTGTAAGTTGAGCTTAGAAACTCTAGGAAGAATACTTGACATCGAAAACCCATGCCATAAGTCAAATGTATTTTGTTATAATATTACTTAGATATCACTTAAGACTTACGCATACAAAACTAGTCAAACTTAATGAAACTGTCCTGCTAGTATGCGCTGTACctgtgtttttttgtcatgaaaaaagaagacatCAACAGTCATGACTTTA from Yarrowia lipolytica chromosome 1D, complete sequence encodes:
- a CDS encoding uncharacterized protein (Compare to YALI0D23199g, no similarity), which translates into the protein MVLHNSKWDRKAKKQYEKKHGIVSDHEKAKQEAIRDSVPDLPSNAWRFDEVKDEGAESSDDGIDYSKLKAKQMDLPRGSLYERNILNGDKGGFSDSDNDDEDEEGSKKASRMLQEVSEAEKAKAKEMREKRAKANQLMNLKKKFMATEMEEGDVDDDDFFKEIDGVEREEEKTEEKRKVGKLPTKGQQDFLDGLLG